One Nonomuraea angiospora DNA segment encodes these proteins:
- a CDS encoding LysR family transcriptional regulator, whose amino-acid sequence MELRQLEYFVAVAEEQNFTRAAERVHISQSGVSAQIRQLERELGAELFDRSGRTATLTVAGRAALEHARAALAAAGAVGEAVGEVTDLIRGRLTVGMVIGCTVTPLFDALAAFHRAHPGVELSLLEDNSDRLIDGVRAGTIDLALVGTATDALEGLEALTIVRERLVVTVPPGHPLAELPEVGLRDLEAYPIVCMPPGTGLRAVFERACAAQGRRPVIALQASAADAIADLAARGVAVGVLSDSMAARHGDRLVARTIADVEAPALLALVWRTGHGPAVRELLARGRQAFGAFPSLSSAAVSR is encoded by the coding sequence ATGGAACTCAGGCAGCTGGAGTACTTCGTGGCGGTCGCCGAGGAGCAGAACTTCACCCGGGCCGCCGAGCGGGTGCACATCAGCCAGTCCGGCGTCAGCGCCCAGATCCGCCAGCTCGAACGCGAGCTCGGCGCCGAGCTGTTCGACCGCTCGGGCCGCACCGCCACGCTGACCGTCGCGGGCCGGGCGGCGCTGGAGCACGCCCGGGCCGCGCTCGCGGCGGCGGGGGCAGTCGGCGAGGCGGTGGGCGAGGTGACCGACCTGATCCGGGGGCGGCTCACGGTCGGGATGGTGATCGGCTGCACGGTCACGCCGCTGTTCGACGCGCTCGCCGCCTTCCACCGGGCGCATCCCGGCGTGGAGCTCTCCCTGCTGGAGGACAACTCGGACCGGCTCATCGACGGGGTCCGCGCGGGCACGATCGACCTGGCCCTGGTGGGCACGGCCACCGACGCCCTCGAGGGGCTGGAGGCGCTCACGATCGTCCGCGAGCGCCTCGTCGTGACCGTCCCGCCCGGCCACCCCCTGGCCGAGCTGCCCGAGGTCGGCCTGCGCGACCTGGAGGCGTACCCGATCGTGTGCATGCCGCCCGGCACGGGGCTGCGCGCGGTGTTCGAGCGGGCCTGCGCCGCGCAGGGGCGCAGGCCCGTGATCGCCCTGCAGGCCAGTGCCGCCGACGCCATCGCCGACCTCGCCGCCCGCGGCGTCGCCGTCGGCGTCCTCAGCGACTCCATGGCCGCCCGCCACGGCGACCGGCTCGTCGCCCGCACCATCGCCGACGTCGAGGCGCCCGCCCTGCTGGCGCTGGTCTGGCGCACCGGCCACGGCCCGGCCGTACGGGAGCTCCTGGCCCGCGGCCGGCAGGCCTTCGGGGCCTTCCCCTCCCTTTCGTCCGCAGCGGTCAGCCGGTGA
- a CDS encoding YybH family protein: MTEYEKAMRPEDITRLFVERSNAGDAAGVAALYEEDAVLAYPPGSQTVGREAIRELWEKVLAGRPHFEPEQPLPTLIHGDLALTSTPPRDGAGARAQVVRRQPDGSWLRVIDQPEFVPPTP, translated from the coding sequence ATGACGGAATACGAGAAGGCCATGCGGCCGGAGGACATCACCCGCCTGTTCGTCGAGCGGTCCAACGCCGGTGACGCGGCCGGGGTGGCGGCGCTGTACGAGGAGGACGCGGTGCTGGCCTACCCGCCCGGCAGCCAGACGGTGGGCCGGGAGGCGATCCGCGAGCTGTGGGAGAAGGTGCTGGCCGGTCGGCCGCACTTCGAGCCGGAGCAGCCGCTGCCGACGTTGATCCACGGCGACCTCGCGCTCACCTCCACCCCGCCGAGGGACGGGGCCGGGGCGCGAGCCCAGGTCGTACGCCGCCAGCCGGACGGGAGCTGGCTGCGCGTGATCGACCAGCCCGAGTTCGTCCCGCCCACCCCCTGA
- a CDS encoding sensor histidine kinase, translating into MRARLVALILIPTGVGVVLGAQQVITSWAAAGQYQRVLEKAELGDAVIELTHQLARERDLAVYFVAAGRSAARADPLRRQFGPVDEAVAAVRAKAQVITPAHGESAWTITQQMVSRLPEIPATRGVVQSTQLLALPALTKYSQVISAFQQFHDQIAQGGDQEALGNSVRALSALSKAHDAASQQRGLLAAVASAGRFQSGELERFMAARAQQESEIAVFRSVATLDQLQTYDDIVTGTLVDRAEAIRLRALAQVAGGGRIDLDPDRKDDAQRWFEAISGTVDGMWTVQRRLGESINVQSRTLQDSARRDALLAATYSLLLLLAVLMVTAIMAQSLVRPLRRLRTEALHIAGVGLPRTVRSLHEAGDETALAIPPIGVDSLDEVGEVARAFDEVHREAVRLAGEESRLRANVNAMFVSLSRRSQTLVQRQIKLIDGLERGEQDEQRLASLFTLDHLATRMRRNNENLLLLAGQEPPRRWNKPVSVADVVRACLSEVENYERVTPRVATRSAVSGQAVNDIIHLLAELVENALSFSPQTTSVVVTAAAIEGGGVVLSISDSGIGMVPDELAQANERLAHVPAVDVSVSRRMGLFVVARLAHRHGIRVQLHLNDSKGLTATVFLPEALLQPPAQPTPAASFGRPFDISDSWAATPPPVVPSPRPYSPAMGTGPADWPSFATDPGPDRPSASWSASSIWPGVFDTPGARARFDLLRGGPGPVPGGPPFGGAVPGSPAFGGAAPDGAGPARAVSVDPLGAGLGVAPVTDPDGYLPIFAAVKSAWFDHDTSEGAWSSPQADAGWSAAEAAASPANDGTTASGLPKRVPKANLVPGSAETPSMPKGVAPIPQISPEQVRDRMAGYQQGFRAARDEICMRSIPPFDAGSTTREEGP; encoded by the coding sequence GTGCGGGCACGTCTGGTCGCCCTGATCCTCATCCCCACCGGGGTGGGCGTGGTGCTCGGCGCCCAGCAGGTGATCACCTCGTGGGCGGCGGCGGGACAGTACCAGCGCGTGCTGGAGAAGGCCGAGCTCGGCGACGCCGTCATCGAGCTGACCCACCAGCTCGCCCGCGAGCGCGACCTCGCGGTCTACTTCGTGGCCGCCGGCCGCTCGGCCGCGCGCGCCGACCCGCTGCGCCGGCAGTTCGGCCCCGTGGACGAGGCGGTCGCCGCCGTACGGGCGAAGGCCCAGGTGATCACCCCCGCCCACGGCGAGAGCGCCTGGACCATCACCCAGCAGATGGTCAGCCGCCTGCCGGAGATCCCCGCGACCCGCGGCGTCGTGCAGTCCACCCAGTTGCTCGCCCTGCCCGCGCTGACCAAGTACTCCCAGGTCATCAGCGCCTTCCAGCAGTTCCACGACCAGATCGCCCAGGGCGGCGACCAGGAGGCCCTGGGCAACAGCGTGCGCGCGCTGTCGGCCCTGTCCAAGGCGCACGACGCCGCCTCGCAGCAGCGCGGCCTGCTCGCCGCGGTGGCCTCGGCGGGCCGTTTCCAGAGCGGCGAGCTCGAACGTTTCATGGCCGCCCGCGCCCAGCAGGAGAGCGAGATCGCGGTGTTCAGGTCGGTGGCCACGCTGGACCAGCTGCAGACCTACGACGACATCGTCACCGGCACGCTGGTGGACCGCGCCGAGGCGATCAGGCTGCGCGCGCTGGCCCAGGTCGCCGGGGGCGGCCGGATCGATCTCGACCCGGACCGCAAGGACGACGCCCAGCGCTGGTTCGAGGCGATCAGCGGCACCGTGGACGGCATGTGGACCGTCCAGCGGCGGCTCGGCGAGTCGATCAACGTGCAGAGCCGCACGCTGCAGGACTCCGCGCGCCGCGACGCGCTGCTGGCCGCCACCTACAGCCTTCTGCTGCTGCTCGCGGTCCTGATGGTCACCGCCATCATGGCCCAGTCGCTGGTCAGGCCGCTGCGCCGGCTGCGCACCGAGGCCCTGCACATCGCCGGGGTAGGCCTGCCCCGGACCGTGCGCTCGCTGCACGAGGCCGGCGACGAGACCGCCCTGGCCATCCCGCCCATCGGGGTCGACTCCCTGGACGAGGTCGGCGAGGTCGCGCGGGCCTTCGACGAGGTCCACCGCGAGGCCGTCCGGCTGGCCGGCGAGGAGTCCAGGCTGCGCGCCAACGTCAACGCCATGTTCGTCAGCCTGTCCAGGCGCAGCCAGACCCTGGTGCAGCGGCAGATCAAGCTCATCGACGGGCTGGAGCGGGGCGAGCAGGACGAGCAGCGGCTGGCCAGCCTGTTCACGCTCGACCACCTGGCCACGCGCATGCGGCGCAACAACGAGAACCTGCTGCTCCTGGCCGGCCAGGAGCCTCCCAGGCGCTGGAACAAGCCGGTCAGCGTGGCCGACGTCGTACGCGCCTGCCTGTCGGAGGTGGAGAACTACGAGCGGGTCACGCCCCGGGTCGCCACCCGCAGCGCCGTCTCGGGGCAGGCGGTCAACGACATCATCCACCTGCTGGCCGAGCTGGTGGAGAACGCGCTGTCGTTCTCGCCCCAGACCACGTCCGTCGTCGTCACCGCCGCCGCCATCGAGGGCGGCGGCGTCGTGCTGTCCATCTCCGACAGCGGCATCGGCATGGTCCCCGACGAGCTCGCGCAGGCCAACGAGCGGCTGGCCCACGTGCCCGCGGTGGACGTGTCGGTCTCGCGGCGCATGGGGCTGTTCGTGGTCGCCCGGCTGGCCCACCGCCACGGCATCCGGGTGCAGCTGCACCTCAACGACTCCAAGGGGCTGACCGCGACGGTGTTCCTGCCGGAGGCGCTGCTGCAACCGCCCGCGCAGCCCACGCCGGCGGCCTCGTTCGGGCGGCCGTTCGACATCTCCGACTCCTGGGCCGCCACTCCCCCGCCCGTGGTCCCGTCCCCGCGGCCGTACTCGCCGGCCATGGGGACGGGTCCGGCCGACTGGCCGTCGTTCGCCACCGATCCCGGGCCCGACCGGCCCTCGGCGAGCTGGTCGGCGTCCTCCATCTGGCCGGGGGTGTTCGACACGCCCGGGGCCAGGGCGCGCTTCGACCTCCTGCGCGGCGGCCCGGGCCCGGTCCCCGGAGGCCCGCCCTTCGGCGGCGCGGTCCCTGGAAGTCCGGCCTTCGGCGGCGCGGCGCCGGACGGCGCGGGCCCCGCCAGGGCGGTCTCCGTGGACCCGCTCGGCGCCGGGCTGGGGGTCGCGCCCGTCACCGACCCCGACGGCTACCTGCCGATCTTCGCGGCGGTGAAGTCGGCCTGGTTCGACCACGACACCTCCGAAGGCGCCTGGAGCTCCCCCCAGGCCGACGCCGGGTGGAGCGCGGCCGAGGCCGCCGCCAGCCCGGCCAACGACGGCACCACCGCCTCCGGCCTGCCCAAACGCGTGCCCAAGGCCAATCTGGTGCCCGGCAGCGCCGAAACCCCCTCGATGCCCAAGGGCGTCGCCCCCATCCCGCAGATCTCGCCCGAGCAGGTCCGCGACCGCATGGCCGGCTACCAGCAGGGGTTCCGGGCGGCCCGCGACGAGATCTGCATGCGCAGCATCCCTCCCTTCGATGCAGGGAGCACGACCCGCGAGGAAGGCCCATGA
- a CDS encoding roadblock/LC7 domain-containing protein, whose translation MTRNSNLDWLITDFARSVPGVAHAAVVSSDGLPLAVSAGFPPERAEQLAAVASGLASLTQGAATLFEGGPVIQTAIEMQRGLMLNVAISDGSCLAVLAAPDCDMGVVAYQMTLLADRAGQVLTPALRARQPW comes from the coding sequence ATGACCCGCAACAGCAATCTCGACTGGCTGATCACCGACTTCGCCCGGTCGGTCCCCGGCGTCGCCCACGCGGCGGTCGTCTCCTCCGACGGGTTGCCGCTCGCCGTCTCGGCCGGTTTCCCGCCGGAGCGCGCCGAGCAGCTGGCCGCCGTCGCCTCGGGGCTGGCCAGCCTGACGCAGGGCGCGGCCACGCTGTTCGAGGGCGGGCCGGTCATCCAGACCGCCATCGAGATGCAGCGCGGGCTCATGCTGAACGTGGCCATCAGCGACGGCTCCTGCCTGGCCGTGCTGGCCGCCCCCGACTGCGACATGGGCGTGGTGGCGTACCAGATGACGCTCCTGGCCGACCGGGCCGGGCAGGTGCTCACCCCGGCCCTTCGCGCCCGCCAGCCCTGGTGA
- a CDS encoding MerR family transcriptional regulator encodes MRIGELAALLGVSTRTVRYYHQQGILPEPPRLANGYREYGMRDAIALARVRRLVELGLSLEEARDVIADDRSRELSDLLAEIDADLARQEHEIQLRRRRLAEVLKQAEAGSLGPDDTSSPDLLAFLRTVELPASKAAAWDRDLLVLMDSMATSGDRKQAFAMFDALAADPEMTARGHDFYRRLDALADASPDDPRVGPLAESLADYSVVHLLAGSGPPDWDPAAVEPFLDGLAPAQAEVVRQAMRIMARR; translated from the coding sequence TCGGAGAGCTCGCCGCGCTGCTCGGGGTGTCCACCCGGACGGTGCGCTACTACCACCAGCAAGGCATCCTGCCGGAGCCGCCGCGCCTGGCCAACGGCTACCGCGAGTACGGCATGCGCGACGCGATCGCCCTGGCCCGCGTGCGGCGCCTGGTGGAGCTCGGGCTGAGCCTGGAGGAGGCGCGGGACGTCATCGCCGACGACCGCTCCCGCGAGCTGTCCGACCTCCTCGCCGAGATCGACGCGGACCTGGCCCGCCAGGAGCACGAGATCCAGCTGCGCCGCCGGCGGCTGGCCGAGGTGCTCAAGCAGGCCGAGGCTGGGTCGCTGGGCCCCGACGACACCTCTTCGCCCGATCTGCTGGCGTTCCTGCGCACGGTGGAGCTGCCGGCCTCGAAGGCGGCGGCCTGGGACCGCGATCTGCTGGTGCTGATGGACAGCATGGCGACGAGCGGCGATCGGAAGCAGGCGTTCGCGATGTTCGACGCGCTGGCCGCCGACCCCGAGATGACGGCGCGCGGCCACGACTTCTACCGCAGGCTCGACGCGCTGGCCGACGCCTCGCCGGACGATCCCCGGGTGGGGCCGCTGGCGGAGTCGCTGGCCGACTACAGCGTGGTGCACCTGCTGGCCGGCTCGGGCCCGCCCGACTGGGACCCGGCCGCGGTCGAGCCGTTCCTCGACGGGCTGGCCCCCGCGCAGGCCGAGGTCGTACGGCAGGCGATGCGGATCATGGCGCGCCGGTGA
- a CDS encoding FAD-dependent oxidoreductase, whose translation MTSPRVAVVGAGLGGLTLARVLQVHGLPVTVFEREPSPDSRSQGGTLDLHVGSGQTALAKAGLLDEFRALARPEGQERRILDEEGTLLQHEQPADGDESMPEIDRGQLRGLLIGSLADGTVRWGQGVEGAAGRSVLFRDGSSEEFDLVVGADGAWSRVRPSLSEVTPAYTGVSFIETGFEEARHPELARLVGNGSMSAYGPNKAVLAQRNSNGRIRVYAAYRGPHDLPVSEVLAMFDGWAESVRALLLEADEPFESRPLFALPVGHSWPHTPGRTLVGDAAHLMPPLGVGANLAMLDGAELADALAAEPDVDAAVRAYESAMFPRAARLGRFATDGLDALFSPEGVKGALRLFGELTG comes from the coding sequence ATGACCTCTCCCCGCGTCGCCGTCGTCGGAGCCGGGCTCGGCGGCCTCACCCTGGCCCGCGTCCTGCAGGTCCACGGCCTGCCCGTCACCGTCTTCGAACGCGAGCCGTCACCCGATTCCCGCTCCCAAGGCGGCACCCTCGACCTGCACGTGGGCTCCGGGCAGACCGCGCTGGCCAAGGCCGGGCTGCTCGACGAGTTCCGCGCGCTGGCCCGGCCGGAAGGGCAGGAGAGACGGATCCTCGACGAGGAAGGGACCCTGCTCCAGCACGAGCAGCCCGCCGACGGCGACGAGAGCATGCCGGAGATCGACCGGGGGCAGCTGCGCGGCCTGCTCATCGGCTCGCTCGCCGACGGCACCGTCCGCTGGGGTCAGGGCGTGGAGGGGGCCGCCGGGCGGAGCGTGCTCTTCCGCGACGGCTCCAGCGAGGAGTTCGACCTGGTCGTGGGCGCTGACGGCGCCTGGTCCCGGGTGCGTCCCAGCCTGTCGGAGGTGACGCCCGCCTACACCGGCGTCAGCTTCATCGAGACCGGATTCGAGGAGGCCCGACACCCCGAGCTGGCGCGCCTGGTCGGCAACGGCTCCATGTCGGCCTACGGCCCCAACAAGGCCGTGCTCGCCCAGCGCAACAGCAACGGCCGCATCCGCGTCTACGCCGCCTACCGCGGTCCTCATGACCTGCCCGTCTCCGAGGTGCTGGCGATGTTCGACGGCTGGGCGGAGAGCGTGCGCGCGCTCCTGCTGGAGGCCGACGAGCCGTTCGAGTCGCGCCCGCTGTTCGCGCTGCCCGTCGGTCACTCCTGGCCGCACACCCCGGGCCGCACGCTGGTCGGCGACGCCGCCCACCTCATGCCGCCGCTGGGCGTGGGCGCCAACCTCGCCATGCTCGACGGCGCCGAGCTGGCCGACGCCCTGGCCGCCGAGCCCGACGTGGACGCGGCGGTCCGCGCCTACGAGAGCGCCATGTTCCCCCGCGCCGCGCGCCTGGGCCGCTTCGCCACCGACGGCCTCGACGCCCTCTTCTCCCCGGAAGGCGTCAAGGGGGCCCTGCGGCTCTTCGGCGAGCTCACCGGCTGA
- a CDS encoding adenylyl-sulfate kinase gives MSDDRLPLLWLCGPSGVGKSTVGWEVFNQLSRSGVRTAFVDGDQISMCHPLPEGGTHPVRARHLAAMWPNFRREGAQCVVLSGFVFTDEEVRQYTRLLPDAALTLCRLRVGPAELKERFLTRGWRPDLVEQAIADAEALERTDFADVCVDTDGLSIEEAARTVLAHAGGWPLAGVPVLWFSGATAVGKSTVAYEVFSRLIRSGVPAAYVDLKQIGVLRPVTDDAQRLRAGNLAALWSGYRAAGARCLIVSGDAGLDTYAGSLPGAALTVCRLHAGPGTLAERVMLRGQGGGPAIPGDELKGLDPGALRRAAERAAREAEALEHAGAGDLRLDTDGRSAAELAEEVLAAWPGRPADA, from the coding sequence ATGAGCGATGATCGTCTGCCCCTGCTGTGGCTCTGCGGTCCTTCGGGCGTCGGCAAGTCGACGGTCGGCTGGGAGGTGTTCAACCAGCTCAGCCGGAGCGGCGTCAGGACGGCGTTCGTCGACGGCGACCAGATCAGCATGTGCCACCCGCTCCCCGAGGGCGGCACCCACCCCGTACGGGCGCGCCACCTGGCGGCGATGTGGCCCAACTTCCGCAGGGAAGGCGCCCAGTGCGTGGTCCTGTCCGGCTTCGTCTTCACCGACGAAGAGGTCCGCCAGTACACCCGCCTGCTCCCGGACGCCGCGCTGACGCTGTGCCGGCTGCGGGTCGGCCCCGCCGAGCTCAAGGAGCGCTTCCTGACCAGGGGCTGGCGTCCCGACCTGGTCGAGCAGGCCATCGCGGACGCGGAGGCCCTGGAGCGTACGGACTTCGCCGACGTGTGCGTGGACACCGACGGGCTCTCGATCGAGGAGGCGGCCAGGACGGTCCTCGCCCACGCCGGGGGATGGCCGCTCGCCGGGGTGCCGGTGCTCTGGTTCTCCGGCGCGACCGCCGTCGGCAAGTCCACGGTCGCGTACGAGGTCTTCTCGCGCCTCATCAGGAGCGGCGTCCCGGCCGCCTACGTCGATCTCAAGCAGATCGGCGTGCTGCGTCCCGTCACCGACGACGCCCAGCGGCTGAGAGCGGGCAACCTGGCCGCCCTGTGGTCCGGCTACCGGGCCGCCGGGGCCCGCTGCCTGATCGTCTCCGGCGACGCCGGCCTCGACACCTACGCGGGCTCCCTCCCCGGAGCCGCGCTGACGGTGTGCCGCCTGCACGCCGGACCCGGCACGCTGGCCGAACGGGTGATGCTGCGCGGGCAGGGCGGAGGGCCGGCGATCCCCGGCGACGAGCTGAAGGGGCTGGATCCCGGAGCCCTGCGGCGGGCCGCAGAACGGGCGGCCCGCGAGGCCGAGGCGCTGGAGCACGCCGGCGCGGGCGACCTCCGCCTCGACACCGACGGCCGGTCGGCGGCGGAGCTGGCCGAAGAGGTGCTGGCCGCCTGGCCCGGCCGTCCCGCCGACGCGTGA
- a CDS encoding TetR/AcrR family transcriptional regulator: MLVWERPEPPSRPTPSPLSRERIVRAAIDLADREGLDAVSLRKVAAALDAGPMRLYGYLSTKEELLDLMVDEVYGEVVPSEPPGGDWRAALRELARRMRQAALRHEWFADLLGGRPQLGPNALAYLETSLTALKDVPVTATLRVVSTVNAYVMGAVRREITELRVERASGLDEQEWRSTVGPYLTRMLATGRYPEVAKFVAGEDVQPDFDEGLDWVLDGVAPHVTGAP; encoded by the coding sequence ATGCTCGTCTGGGAGCGGCCAGAGCCGCCGAGCAGGCCCACGCCGAGCCCGCTGAGCAGGGAGCGGATCGTGCGCGCGGCCATCGACCTCGCCGACCGCGAGGGGCTCGACGCGGTGTCGCTGCGCAAGGTCGCCGCCGCGCTCGACGCGGGCCCCATGCGCCTGTACGGCTACCTGTCCACCAAGGAAGAGCTGCTGGACCTCATGGTGGACGAGGTGTACGGCGAGGTCGTCCCGTCAGAGCCGCCCGGCGGCGACTGGCGGGCGGCGCTGCGGGAGCTCGCCCGGCGCATGAGGCAGGCGGCACTGCGTCACGAGTGGTTCGCCGACCTGCTGGGCGGGCGGCCGCAGCTGGGGCCCAACGCGCTGGCCTACCTGGAGACCTCCCTGACCGCGCTGAAGGACGTGCCGGTCACCGCGACGCTGCGGGTCGTCAGCACCGTGAACGCGTACGTGATGGGCGCGGTCCGCCGCGAGATCACCGAACTGCGGGTCGAGCGCGCCAGCGGCCTGGACGAGCAGGAGTGGCGGAGCACCGTCGGCCCGTACCTCACCCGGATGCTGGCCACCGGCCGCTACCCGGAGGTGGCCAAATTCGTCGCGGGCGAGGACGTCCAGCCCGACTTCGACGAAGGTCTCGACTGGGTGCTCGACGGGGTCGCCCCGCACGTCACCGGCGCGCCATGA
- a CDS encoding TetR/AcrR family transcriptional regulator, protein MPPRKRPSYHHGDLRGALIETALELIAEQGVQGFSMAEASRRLGVAVSAPYRHFADRDELLLAVSVRAGELLVAAVTAERGGSAPEDRLVAVARGYVRFAARHRALFEVLFGSWSPDLERASQPVKEAFQSGAMALADGDPVAAESLGLAVAATAHGHAGLLHLGAFGTGEQAVDTAVRRAADATLALIAGRARLGASEG, encoded by the coding sequence GTGCCACCCAGGAAACGACCCAGCTACCACCATGGCGACCTGCGGGGCGCACTCATCGAAACCGCGCTGGAGCTCATCGCCGAGCAGGGGGTCCAGGGGTTCTCGATGGCCGAGGCGAGCCGGCGGCTCGGCGTCGCGGTCAGCGCCCCCTACCGGCACTTCGCCGACCGTGACGAGTTGCTGCTCGCGGTGAGCGTACGCGCCGGGGAACTGCTGGTGGCGGCCGTGACCGCGGAGCGCGGAGGCAGCGCGCCGGAGGATCGGCTGGTGGCGGTGGCCAGAGGATATGTACGGTTCGCCGCCCGGCACCGGGCGCTGTTCGAGGTGCTGTTCGGCTCCTGGTCACCCGATCTGGAGCGGGCCTCCCAGCCGGTCAAGGAGGCGTTCCAGTCGGGGGCGATGGCCCTGGCCGACGGTGACCCGGTGGCCGCCGAGTCGCTCGGGCTGGCCGTGGCCGCCACCGCGCACGGGCACGCGGGGCTGCTGCACCTGGGCGCGTTCGGCACCGGAGAGCAGGCCGTGGACACGGCCGTACGGCGGGCGGCCGACGCCACGCTCGCGCTGATCGCCGGCCGCGCCCGGCTGGGGGCCTCCGAAGGCTGA
- a CDS encoding ABC transporter substrate-binding protein, whose protein sequence is MESGSAFRAVLALLTAAALAGCGGGSTPAANPGAPGDLEKTALTIGVSPTPSSAPVFIADRKGFFKAEGLTIKTEIIQAPQAAMPKILNGSIDIFKGSYVSLINIQDSGAAKLKILSDSLQGAPGIAGVVVRKDSPLQTPKDLKGKTIAVNSLNNLGTMSMSAHLKAHEVTPKQVKFVAIDFQAQLGALTSEKVDAAWMVEPFLSAAQQAGARLLLDTNTGPTDALPIDGLTATAEWVSKRPKTTAAFQRAVAKAQRLAATNRAELAEVVPLYTQTPKQAVMTMAMGTFPTSLNPKRIQRVADLMYEFGYLKSKVDVASMVVPEPVPQPG, encoded by the coding sequence ATGGAATCCGGTTCTGCTTTTCGCGCGGTCCTGGCGTTACTGACCGCCGCCGCCCTCGCCGGGTGCGGCGGCGGCAGCACCCCCGCGGCGAACCCTGGCGCCCCGGGAGACCTGGAGAAGACCGCGCTGACCATAGGCGTCAGCCCCACTCCCTCCTCGGCGCCGGTGTTCATCGCCGATCGCAAGGGCTTCTTCAAGGCCGAGGGCCTGACCATCAAGACGGAGATCATCCAGGCCCCGCAGGCGGCCATGCCGAAGATCCTCAACGGCAGCATCGACATATTCAAGGGCAGCTACGTCTCCCTGATCAACATCCAGGACAGCGGCGCCGCCAAATTGAAGATCCTTTCAGACAGTTTGCAGGGCGCGCCCGGCATCGCCGGCGTCGTGGTACGCAAGGACTCCCCGCTGCAGACCCCCAAAGACCTCAAAGGCAAGACCATCGCCGTCAACTCCCTGAACAACCTGGGCACCATGTCCATGAGCGCCCATTTGAAGGCGCATGAAGTAACGCCGAAACAGGTGAAGTTCGTCGCCATCGATTTCCAGGCGCAGCTGGGCGCGCTGACGAGCGAGAAGGTGGACGCGGCCTGGATGGTGGAGCCGTTCCTGTCGGCCGCCCAGCAGGCCGGCGCCCGGCTGCTGCTCGACACCAACACCGGCCCGACCGACGCGCTGCCGATCGACGGCTTGACCGCCACGGCGGAGTGGGTGAGCAAGCGCCCGAAGACCACCGCCGCCTTCCAGCGCGCGGTCGCCAAGGCCCAGCGCCTGGCCGCCACCAACCGCGCCGAGCTGGCCGAGGTCGTCCCGCTCTACACGCAGACGCCCAAGCAGGCGGTGATGACCATGGCGATGGGCACCTTCCCGACCTCGCTGAACCCCAAGCGGATCCAGCGGGTGGCCGACCTGATGTACGAGTTCGGCTACCTGAAGTCCAAGGTGGACGTGGCCTCCATGGTCGTCCCGGAGCCCGTTCCGCAACCCGGCTAG
- a CDS encoding DUF742 domain-containing protein, which translates to MTDPPWGGGWRPPPDPDEQDQDSPVRPYAVTGGRTAPRIKLAMEALVCSADAPPHTFALITPEYAAISELCRQVRSVAEVAAVLQIPLGVARVLIADMAAEGLLHLYHPRLTGGRPEAGLLERVLSGLQRL; encoded by the coding sequence ATGACCGACCCGCCCTGGGGCGGCGGCTGGCGGCCGCCGCCCGACCCCGACGAGCAGGACCAGGATTCGCCGGTCCGGCCTTACGCCGTCACCGGCGGGCGCACGGCGCCGCGCATCAAGCTGGCGATGGAGGCCCTGGTGTGCTCCGCCGACGCGCCGCCGCACACCTTCGCCCTGATCACGCCCGAGTACGCCGCCATCAGCGAGCTGTGCCGGCAGGTCCGCTCGGTGGCTGAGGTGGCGGCGGTGCTGCAGATTCCGCTCGGGGTCGCCCGCGTGCTGATCGCCGACATGGCGGCCGAGGGGCTGCTGCACCTGTACCACCCGCGCCTGACCGGCGGGCGGCCGGAGGCCGGCCTGCTGGAACGGGTGCTCAGCGGGCTGCAGCGGCTCTGA